The Fulvivirga maritima genome segment CTGAAGCTAAAAGAAAGGCCATTGGTAAAGTGTTTATTGATGTTTTTGATGAAGAAGCACATAAAATACAGGATGTAAAATGGCTCGGTCAGGGTACTATTTATCCTGATGTGATAGAGTCAGTATCAGTAAATGGCCCTTCAGTAACTATAAAATCACACCATAACGTAGGAGGCTTACCTGATTATATGAAACTCAAGGTGGTAGAGCCTCTCAATACACTATTTAAAGATGAAGTACGTTTGGTAGGTAAGACCTTGGAGATTGATCAATCTATTTTGGGGAGACACCCTTTCCCTGGGCCAGGATTAGGTATCCGTATTCTTGGGGACATCACTCCGGAAAAGGTACACATTTTGCAGGAAGTTGATCATATTTTTGTCAATGGTCTTAAAAAGGCCGGTTTATATGATGATGTATGGCAGGCAGGAGCCATGTTATTACCTATTCAATCTGTAGGGGTAATGGGAGATGAGCGTACCTATGAACGTGTAGTAAGCCTTCGTGCTGTAACCAGCGTAGATGGTATGACTGCCGACTGGTGCCATTTGCCTTATGAGTTTCTTGCAGATGTATCAAATGAGATAATTAATACCGTGAAAGGTGTTAATAGAGTAGTGTATGATATTAGTTCTAAACCCCCAGCCACTATTGAGTGGGAATAAGCAAACAATGAATTATAAAAAACTATTACTTGTAGTCGGGCTTTTACTATCGATTAATTTCCTCTATGCGCAGGAAAGTAAGCAGCAGCAATACCTGAATGCTAAAAGCCTCTTTAACCAGGAAAGTTACAACCTGGCTATGGAAGCTTTTAAGCCGCTGATGAAAAGATCAGAGGATAATCCTTTTGCTGAATATGCTTCCTTTTATTATGCTCTAGCAGCTTATAACCAGGGGTATGTGCCCATGGCTAAAAACATGTTATTGCAGATAAAAGAACGCTTTCCTAAATGGTCTAAAACCAATGAGGTGAAATATTGGTTAGGCAAAATCTATATGGAGAGTAAAGAATATAATCAAGCTATCACCATTCTTGATGATATTAATGATCGCTCTTTTAATGAAGATATAGATAACCTTAAGTTCTATTATTTAGAGCAGATTGAAGAGGTAGAAAATGTAAAGCAGCTTCACGAAAATCATAAAGATGATAAAGTACTGGGAGAGGTGCTGGCAAAAAAGATTGCAGCACAGTCATTAGTCAATCAGGATCAGAAGCTTCTGGCCGAGCTGGTTAAAAAGTTTGATCTCAATGCCGCTGATTACCAGACTATCATAGATGAGAAGCCGGTGTTCAAAGAAAAATATAGAGTAGCAGTGCTTTTCCCATTTTTAATGGATAGGCTTGCTCCTAATGACAGACCGAAAGTTAATCAGTTAGTACTTGACCTTTATGATGGCATAAGGTTCGCCTTAGATACACTGCGAGAGCAAGGAATAAAAGTAGAAGTTTACGCATATGATACAGAGCGCAGTAAAGCATCAACCAAAAAGATTCTGGAAAAGGAAGAACTAAAAAGCATGGACTTAATTATAGGGCCATTGTTTGCTGAGCCTAGAGAGTTAGTGCAAGAGTTCTCTTTTCAATATAAAATCAATATGATCAATCCGCTATCATCAGAGGCAGATGTAGTGGGTAAAAATCCTTATTCTTTCTTATTTAATCCTAGTAATGAGACTATAGGAAGAAAAACGGCTGAGTATGTAAGCAAACATGCACGCAATAATACAGGTTTGATTATATATGGTGAAACATCACAAGATTCTGCTGTAGCCATGGCTTATAAGCAAAAAATTCAAAGTGAAGGTTTCAATATTATAGCTACTAAAAGGGTAGAGAAAGATGATACCAGGCAAATATTAGATATGCTGGTAAATAGAGGTAAAATAGGTGGTGGCCCTGAAGAAGAAGCTATTTATAGAATTAAGGAAGATAGTGTAGGGCACATATTTGTAGCTTCTACCAATGAACTGATTTCTTCTAAAGTAATTAGTGCAGTACAAACCAGGGGTGATTCTATAATGGTTGTAGCTTCTGCTGATTGGTTGAAAATGTCAGTAGTAGGATATGATGTTTATGAGAAACTAGGAGCAGCTTTATTTGCCCCATTATATGTAAATACTGATAAGCCTGAGTACATCAGGTTTAGAGAAGATTATATTTCAAAACACAGAGTAGTTCCTTCTCAATATGCCAGCATAGGTTATGAGATGATGTTATTCCTGGGTGAAAGCCTTAATAAATACGGGAGGTATTTTCAAACAGGATGGGATAAAAACGAGTTTATACCAGGTTATCTGACTCCTGGTTTTAGTTATTCTAACACTCAGGATAATAGTATAGTACCTATATTAAACTTTGGCCCGGAAGGAGTAGATGTAATATACGAACTAGACGAAAAAGAATGAAGATAGAAACTAGCAAATCACTATTTAATAAAGCACAAAATTTTATACCCGGAGGGGTAAACTCTCCGGTAAGAGCATTTAAATCAGTAGGAGGAGATCCTCTATTCATCAAGTCTGCAAAAGGCGCTTACATGTATGATGCTGATGGTAATGGCTATATAGACATGATTAACTCATGGGGGCCTATGATTCTTGGGCACGCTCATGAAGAAATAGGAGCCGCAGTGGTAGAAGCTGTTAAAACTTCTCTATCATTCGGAGCGCCTACTAAAGCGGAAATAGATATAGCTGAGCTTATTTGTGAATTGTTTCCTTCAGTAGAAAAAGTGCGAATGGTAAACTCAGGTACTGAAGCTACCATGTCAGCCATACGCCTTGCCAGGGGCTATACTGATAGAGAGAAGATTATCAAGTTCGAAGGGTGTTATCACGGCCATGGTGATTCTTTTTTGATAGCTGCCGGAAGTGGTGCAGCTACTATGGGGGTACCTAACAGCCCCGGAGTAACTGAGGGAGTGGCTAAGGATACACTTACAGCTCCTTATAATGATTTGGAAGCGGTTAAAAACCTTATAGAAAGTAATATTGATAACATAGCGGCTATTATATTAGAACCTGTAGCGGGCAATATGGGCTGTATTACGCCTAAAGAAGGTTATCTTCAAGGTCTAAGACAGCTATGTGATGAACATGGTATTATTCTGATCTTTGATGAAGTAATGACTGGCTTCAGGCTGTCTCAAGGGGGTGCGCAAGAGCTTTTTAACGTATCAGCTGACCTTACCACTATGGGAAAAATCATAGGAGGAGGAATGCCTGTAGGTGCTTATGGCGGTAAAAAGGAAATAATGGAGTACGTCTCGCCAGTGGGGCCGGTTTACCAGGCAGGTACGCTGTCAGGTAATCCTGTGGCTATGGCTGCTGGTTATGCCATGCTTAGCCATCTTAAGTCGCACCCAGAGCTGTATACGCAATTGGAAAATACCACCAAGCAGATAAAAGAAGGTTTTGAAGCTAATCTCTCTAAGCTGGGATTAAATTATACTATCAACCAGATAGGCTCTATGATTAGCCTGTTTTTCTCTGATAAAGAAATTACAGACTTTGAAACGGCTAAAACATCTGATACTGAGCTTTTTGGTAAGTACTTCAGAGGTATGTTAAATGAAGGTATTTACCTGGCTCCATCTCAGTTTGAAACCTTATTTGTTTCAGCCGTTATTACTGATGATTTAGTGGATAAAATAGTGGAAGCTAACTTTAAAGTGCTTCAGGCTATTCACTAAAATAGTAATAGAGAGATTAAAGCTTCGGATGTTAAAAACAAGCATATGAAAGTGCAGTACATCCAGCCTGTAATTATAAATTTCATAAAGGTCTTAGCCCAGTGTTGTTTATAGACTCTTAGATATGAAATATAGGCATATACTGCCATCCACACAAAGCTAATTGTTATCAGTATATTATCAGTGCTACTTGGCATATCTGTACTGATAACAATTAGTATCACTATCCCATAAATAAAATAAGCGAAAGCATGCAGGTAAAGGCTGAGAATCAGGTGTTTGATGTATAGCTGATGCCTTCTTATGTAAAGCAATTTTAAGATAGCCGCGAAAATAGGTACCAATAATAACATCATTATAGGCAAATTGCTAAGTATATATAAATAGGCTCCTTCCGGGTTTCTTTTAAACCTTATGGTTTGTATAGAAATACGTCTCTGGAAGCCAGATAAGTTATCAAGCTTCATAGAGTCTAAAATTGCTTCATCAGAATATTGCTTTTCGTATTTAAGGTCTTCTATAAGCTTCCAGTCCAGTGGAGGTATGATAAAAGATTTATTTTTTCTGGATTTGCGCGAAGTGGAGTCAGCTAAAGTTGTAGTAGACTCAGTAATCAGAGAATCCAAAGAGGTGTTTGAAGAATCAGGAGATATAAGGCCAAGTTTTTGTTGAGCATCTTCACTCAGCTTACTCTTTAAAGTAGATATCTGCTCTGCTGTTAGCCCCTGATTAATTGCATCCTTAAAGTCTTCCAAGTCGTCAGATTTTACTTTACTCAATATGGAGTCTATTTCTTGTTCAGATAAATTATCCTGAAGCGCCTTTCGCGTAGTTCTGCCTAAATCTTCTACATCCCTAAGAGCTATTTTTGAGTCCCCACTATCAAAATCACCAATTCCTTCTTTTTTTGCAGCTTTGGTAAGTACAAAAAAGAAAAATATGCTCAGGATAAGATAAAGCCTTAGTGGGTGAGAATAAGAAGCCCTTTTTCCTTCAATGTACTTGGTTGTAAGTTTACCAGGTTTAATGAAAAATGGTATAATGGTCTTTACAAACTTAGAATCTAGCGCAAAATAGGTGTTGAAGAAATCGCCTAAAAGTGTTTTTAAAGATACACTGTTGTTAGTGTTTTCTTGCCCACATTGAGGGCAATAATTATATACCTGATCTAAAGATGCTCCGCAATTCGGACACTGGCTCGTCTTTCTTCTTATTCTCATGTTTCCAAGTTTGCCGGAAAACTATTAAAAAATACATATTAAACATATATTTGAGCGGTTAAAATGTGTTTTACTTGTTACCTTTTACGTGCTTTTTACTATTAATGCTTATATTGTTGTCTGGTAGGAGGTTACAAGGGCGCGTTTTTAATTATTGTTATAGGAGCTAAGACAATTTTTGTTATTTTTATAACTTTATTTTAATTGCCATTTCGAAGAGCTATTTTTTTAATACTATTAACCGTGAAGAAATTCCATATTTTTTTAGTGCTTTTTGTTTTCTGTGTGGTTAGTCAGAACTATGCTCAGAGCAGAAAGGATAACCAACCTGTAACGTATGAAGAGTTATATGATGAACCTTATGCAATAAACAAGTTATTCGTACAATTTCAGCCTGTTTATGGGGAATTATGGAAAGCTAATATCAATGCCGGTTTCGGATTAGAAGCTACCTATTTCTGGAAGGAAAAGATGACCTTTAGAGCTCATGCCAGAAAAACATACGCTCAGTCATTTGATCTTACTAGAGATATTGCTGAAAACATGATTGAAGATAATAGTAATCTTCGAGCAGTTCCTAGAATTCATAATTTTTATGAGGTTGGAGCTACTTATCATATTAAAGATTTTGAAGAAAGCTCTAAGACCAAAATGTTCCTTTATAGAAAAAGTTATAAAGGAGATAAATGGGCGGCCAGAGTGCCTTTGAATGCTGAAATTCCCTGTAAAGTAAGAAAAATATACGGAGCCAGATTAGGTGGGATGTTTTTTGATACTGCAGTAGATATTAATAGAGTGCTAGATGCTCAGGATATGACTATAAATGAAGCTTTCGGAGAAGAATTTCCGGCCCAACGTGAGAATGACATGGGCGAAATGGAGGAGACTTCAATTTTCTCTGGAGTAGATGTTAAAGGCGCATACATAGGAGGGTCCATGACTTGGATTAGAAATGTGGCTGTAGACTTTGATAATAAATATCAGGAAGGGGTGGATGATTTAATATTAACAGCCTTTTTTGATATACTGATAGCTCCTGCTATTACTGTAGATGATATTGTATACGGTGCCAATTCTTATTCTGCTGATAACTTAGAAACCTCTATGCTTGGCTGGAGATTAGGTATTGACGGTAAATTTAACAGAACTTTAAGCTGGGGATACGGCGGTGAAGTAGGGATGAGACCAGGTCTTAAAGGTCAAGGATTCTATGCGCTTATAAAAGTGAGTTTCCCTGTGTTCAGTACTAACCTTGAATATTCAGTAGAAGCATTCGGTAAGTAATTTCAAAAAAATATTATTATAAAAAAACCGATACGTGAGTATCGGTTTTTTTTATGCCCTCTTTTTGCTAGGAAATATTTGAAAATTTATTTACCCTGCATTTCAATGTGCTTTAAATTAATGAGTTATGGAGAGACTGGCTTCATGGTTAAATGTTAGAGCTATAAGGAAGAGTGCTCTGATAGGTGCAGTAATAGGCTTTTTAGTAATCACAGTATTTTTTGTAGTAGGTGGTGGCTGGGAACTGACTTTTAGGGTTTGGTTTCCAACACTCACAGTTACTATAGGAGGCCTTTCCGGAGGGATATTTTATGGTTTAATGTACTTTATTAGAAGGAAAGGAGGCTGGATTATGGTATTCATTAATATCCTCAGTGTCATTGTGTTTGTAATTGCCCTATGGCTTAGTTCAGTAGCGGGTTTTGCAGTAACAGGAGATTGGAATTAATACCATTTATTAGTCATGGATGGTTATAAGATTTTCTTATGATTCGGCAGGTTATGTTTTTACTGTTATTTTTACATTCATGGATATTTTAATAAAGAACATAAAGCAATTGGTACAGATACGGTCTCAGAGTCCGAAATGGGTGGCTGGTAAGGATATGGCTGAGCTTCCTGTGTTAGATAATGCCTATTTATATATTAAAAATGGCCTTATTTCTGATTATGGAGTGATGAGTGATCTGCCTCAATTGACTCCGGATAAGGAGATAGATGCTACTAATAAGTTTGTGTTTCCCTCTTTTGTTGATTCTCATACTCATTTGGTGTATGCGGCCAGTAGAGAAGAAGAATTTGTAGATAAAATTAAGGGGTTAAGTTATCAGGAGATCGCCGCAAAAGGTGGGGGCATTTTAAATTCAGCCAAAAAATTACAGCAGACAAGTGAAGAAGAGCTACTGGAGCGTGCTTTGAAACGTGCTTGGGAAGTGATTGGTTTTGGTACCGGAGCTATAGAAATAAAAAGTGGTTACGGCCTTACACTGAATGATGAGCTGAAAATGCTGAGAGTAGCTAAGCGCATTGGAGAAGAGACTCCACTTACGGTTAAAACCACTTTTCTCGGTGCTCATGCCTTTCCAAAAGAATATAGCCGTAAAGAATACATCAAGCTGATTAAAGAGGAAATGA includes the following:
- a CDS encoding potassium transporter KefB; amino-acid sequence: MERLASWLNVRAIRKSALIGAVIGFLVITVFFVVGGGWELTFRVWFPTLTVTIGGLSGGIFYGLMYFIRRKGGWIMVFINILSVIVFVIALWLSSVAGFAVTGDWN
- a CDS encoding ABC transporter substrate-binding protein, which encodes MNYKKLLLVVGLLLSINFLYAQESKQQQYLNAKSLFNQESYNLAMEAFKPLMKRSEDNPFAEYASFYYALAAYNQGYVPMAKNMLLQIKERFPKWSKTNEVKYWLGKIYMESKEYNQAITILDDINDRSFNEDIDNLKFYYLEQIEEVENVKQLHENHKDDKVLGEVLAKKIAAQSLVNQDQKLLAELVKKFDLNAADYQTIIDEKPVFKEKYRVAVLFPFLMDRLAPNDRPKVNQLVLDLYDGIRFALDTLREQGIKVEVYAYDTERSKASTKKILEKEELKSMDLIIGPLFAEPRELVQEFSFQYKINMINPLSSEADVVGKNPYSFLFNPSNETIGRKTAEYVSKHARNNTGLIIYGETSQDSAVAMAYKQKIQSEGFNIIATKRVEKDDTRQILDMLVNRGKIGGGPEEEAIYRIKEDSVGHIFVASTNELISSKVISAVQTRGDSIMVVASADWLKMSVVGYDVYEKLGAALFAPLYVNTDKPEYIRFREDYISKHRVVPSQYASIGYEMMLFLGESLNKYGRYFQTGWDKNEFIPGYLTPGFSYSNTQDNSIVPILNFGPEGVDVIYELDEKE
- the hemL gene encoding glutamate-1-semialdehyde 2,1-aminomutase; amino-acid sequence: MKIETSKSLFNKAQNFIPGGVNSPVRAFKSVGGDPLFIKSAKGAYMYDADGNGYIDMINSWGPMILGHAHEEIGAAVVEAVKTSLSFGAPTKAEIDIAELICELFPSVEKVRMVNSGTEATMSAIRLARGYTDREKIIKFEGCYHGHGDSFLIAAGSGAATMGVPNSPGVTEGVAKDTLTAPYNDLEAVKNLIESNIDNIAAIILEPVAGNMGCITPKEGYLQGLRQLCDEHGIILIFDEVMTGFRLSQGGAQELFNVSADLTTMGKIIGGGMPVGAYGGKKEIMEYVSPVGPVYQAGTLSGNPVAMAAGYAMLSHLKSHPELYTQLENTTKQIKEGFEANLSKLGLNYTINQIGSMISLFFSDKEITDFETAKTSDTELFGKYFRGMLNEGIYLAPSQFETLFVSAVITDDLVDKIVEANFKVLQAIH
- a CDS encoding DUF3667 domain-containing protein, yielding MRIRRKTSQCPNCGASLDQVYNYCPQCGQENTNNSVSLKTLLGDFFNTYFALDSKFVKTIIPFFIKPGKLTTKYIEGKRASYSHPLRLYLILSIFFFFVLTKAAKKEGIGDFDSGDSKIALRDVEDLGRTTRKALQDNLSEQEIDSILSKVKSDDLEDFKDAINQGLTAEQISTLKSKLSEDAQQKLGLISPDSSNTSLDSLITESTTTLADSTSRKSRKNKSFIIPPLDWKLIEDLKYEKQYSDEAILDSMKLDNLSGFQRRISIQTIRFKRNPEGAYLYILSNLPIMMLLLVPIFAAILKLLYIRRHQLYIKHLILSLYLHAFAYFIYGIVILIVISTDMPSSTDNILITISFVWMAVYAYISYLRVYKQHWAKTFMKFIITGWMYCTFICLFLTSEALISLLLF